A portion of the Hoylesella buccalis ATCC 35310 genome contains these proteins:
- a CDS encoding lipoprotein signal peptidase: MKRYITDGKLAIIIVVAILVIDQIIKILVKTHMALDDSIHIADWFYIRFIENNGMAYGMTFFNKLTLSLFRIVAISVISYYVYKLVKRPQPRGYIICLSMILAGAMGNIIDSMFYGLIFSPSTPYEIAEFVPFGSGYASFLHGKVVDMFYFPIIETTWPQWVPQFGGKEFIFFSPIFNFADACISVGVVLLLLFYRKELELIGTTMKGETKNEESHE; the protein is encoded by the coding sequence ATGAAGAGATATATTACAGACGGAAAATTAGCGATAATCATAGTTGTGGCCATTTTGGTGATTGATCAGATTATCAAGATTTTGGTCAAGACCCACATGGCCTTGGATGACTCTATTCACATAGCCGATTGGTTCTACATCAGGTTCATCGAGAACAATGGAATGGCATACGGTATGACCTTTTTCAACAAACTGACGTTGAGCCTTTTCAGAATAGTTGCCATCTCGGTGATTTCGTACTATGTGTATAAATTGGTGAAGCGTCCGCAACCAAGAGGTTACATCATCTGTCTGTCCATGATTCTTGCTGGTGCGATGGGGAATATCATCGACTCTATGTTTTATGGCTTGATATTCTCTCCCTCCACACCTTATGAAATCGCAGAGTTTGTGCCATTCGGTTCAGGCTATGCATCATTTCTACATGGTAAGGTGGTAGACATGTTTTATTTCCCCATCATTGAAACGACATGGCCACAATGGGTGCCACAATTTGGTGGGAAAGAATTTATCTTCTTCTCACCTATATTCAATTTCGCAGATGCATGCATCAGCGTTGGCGTAGTTCTTCTGCTGCTTTTCTACCGGAAAGAATTGGAACTCATTGGAACTACCATGAAGGGAGAGACCAAAAATGAGGAATCGCATGAGTGA
- a CDS encoding TraR/DksA family transcriptional regulator codes for MEEKKRYSDEELEEFRAIIHEKLSLARRDYTSMMKQIMNSDGNDIDDTSPTYKALEEGSATQTKEELVQMANRQQKFIQGLEAALVRINNKTYGIDRMTGELIPKERLKAVPHATLSVASKKARNH; via the coding sequence ATGGAAGAGAAGAAAAGGTATAGCGACGAAGAACTGGAAGAGTTTCGCGCTATTATACATGAAAAATTGAGTTTGGCCCGTAGAGATTACACAAGCATGATGAAACAAATCATGAATTCTGACGGTAATGACATCGATGATACGTCACCTACCTATAAAGCTCTTGAAGAGGGTAGTGCCACGCAAACCAAAGAAGAACTGGTACAGATGGCTAACCGCCAGCAGAAGTTCATCCAAGGTTTGGAAGCTGCATTGGTGCGAATCAACAACAAAACGTACGGTATTGATCGGATGACGGGTGAATTGATTCCGAAAGAAAGATTGAAAGCTGTGCCGCATGCCACTTTGAGCGTGGCATCAAAGAAAGCACGAAACCATTAA
- the rplU gene encoding 50S ribosomal protein L21: MYAIVEINGQQFKVEQGKKLFVHHIKDVESGKTVEFDKVLLVDNEGAITVGTPTVEGAKVVVEVVNPLVKGDKVIVFKMKRRKDYRKKNGHREQFTEVEVKQVIA, from the coding sequence ATGTACGCAATCGTAGAAATTAACGGTCAGCAGTTTAAAGTTGAACAAGGAAAAAAGCTTTTTGTTCACCACATCAAAGATGTTGAGAGTGGAAAAACTGTTGAGTTTGACAAGGTACTCCTGGTAGACAATGAAGGAGCTATCACTGTCGGCACACCTACTGTAGAAGGTGCAAAAGTAGTAGTAGAAGTTGTGAACCCTCTTGTGAAAGGTGACAAAGTCATCGTTTTCAAGATGAAGCGTCGCAAAGACTATCGTAAGAAGAATGGTCATCGCGAGCAGTTCACTGAAGTAGAAGTTAAACAAGTAATCGCTTAA
- a CDS encoding dipeptidase produces MKVVFMTVCALVLNLQNVLACTNFIVGKKASADGSVICSYNADDYGLFIGLCHFPAGKHQPGTMRDIYDWDNNEYHGQIPEAAETYNVIGNINEYQVTIGETTYGGREEMVDSTGIIDYGSLIYIALQRSKTAREAIKVMTTLTNQYGYNSEGETFTICDPNEAWIMEMMGKGPGSKGTVWVAMRIPDDAICGHANQSRISKFNMKDKKNVMYAKDVVKFAREKGWYSGKDADFSWKDTYAKPDFSGRRFCDARVWSFFNHFQDMTRYLPWAMGKDPNAEDMPLWIYPKKKVSVQDIQTCMRDHYEGTPLALDSVDIGGGIWQMPYRPTPLMYKVGDKQYFNERPTSTQQSAFSYVSQMRNWLPREIGGLLWFGNDDGNMIAYTPIYCGNTTQPECYNTPGADAVTFSDKNAFWVCNWVSNMVYPRYHQMFGDLQTVRDSLESSYFNNQQEIEAEAQRRYSSNKLDAINYLNDYSNQKAQEMLGRWKQLAIHLIVKYNDMTIKPERNGRFLKTKTGLGAKVKRPGFPKSFAKELVTRTGTKYLTKEEN; encoded by the coding sequence ATGAAAGTTGTTTTCATGACGGTTTGTGCACTTGTCCTCAACCTGCAGAATGTTTTGGCATGCACGAACTTTATTGTGGGAAAGAAGGCCTCTGCAGATGGCTCAGTTATCTGTTCTTACAACGCAGATGATTATGGGCTGTTTATTGGCTTGTGCCATTTCCCTGCAGGTAAACATCAACCTGGCACGATGCGTGATATTTACGACTGGGATAATAACGAGTATCATGGCCAAATTCCAGAAGCAGCTGAAACCTATAATGTCATTGGCAACATCAATGAATACCAAGTGACAATTGGAGAAACAACTTATGGCGGAAGGGAAGAAATGGTTGATTCAACTGGCATAATCGACTATGGTTCACTGATATACATCGCGTTGCAACGGTCAAAAACAGCGCGGGAAGCAATCAAGGTGATGACTACTTTGACCAATCAATATGGATATAACAGTGAAGGTGAGACTTTTACCATTTGTGATCCCAATGAAGCTTGGATCATGGAAATGATGGGGAAGGGACCTGGTAGTAAAGGCACCGTATGGGTGGCCATGCGTATTCCTGATGACGCTATATGCGGACATGCAAACCAAAGTCGCATCTCGAAGTTCAACATGAAGGACAAGAAGAACGTCATGTATGCGAAAGACGTTGTTAAATTTGCAAGGGAGAAAGGTTGGTATTCAGGAAAAGATGCTGACTTTTCTTGGAAAGATACTTATGCGAAACCTGATTTTTCCGGTAGAAGGTTCTGTGATGCTCGCGTATGGAGCTTTTTCAATCATTTCCAAGATATGACTCGCTATTTGCCATGGGCAATGGGCAAAGATCCAAATGCAGAAGACATGCCTCTGTGGATTTATCCGAAGAAGAAAGTGAGCGTGCAAGATATCCAAACATGCATGCGCGATCATTACGAAGGTACACCACTTGCTTTGGACAGCGTGGACATTGGAGGTGGAATTTGGCAAATGCCATATCGGCCCACACCGTTGATGTATAAGGTTGGTGACAAGCAGTATTTTAATGAGCGGCCTACGTCTACTCAACAATCTGCATTTTCCTATGTCAGTCAGATGAGAAACTGGTTGCCACGTGAAATCGGCGGACTTCTTTGGTTTGGCAATGATGATGGGAACATGATTGCATATACTCCTATCTATTGCGGAAATACAACGCAACCAGAGTGTTACAACACGCCAGGTGCAGATGCTGTTACATTCTCAGATAAAAATGCGTTTTGGGTTTGTAACTGGGTTAGCAACATGGTTTATCCGCGTTATCATCAGATGTTCGGTGACCTTCAAACAGTCCGTGATTCCTTGGAATCATCGTATTTTAACAATCAACAAGAAATAGAAGCTGAAGCTCAAAGACGATATAGCTCCAACAAACTTGATGCAATTAATTATCTTAATGATTATTCCAACCAAAAGGCGCAAGAGATGCTTGGGCGATGGAAGCAACTTGCAATACATTTGATTGTGAAATACAACGACATGACAATAAAGCCAGAAAGAAACGGTCGATTCTTAAAAACAAAGACAGGTCTCGGAGCTAAAGTCAAACGTCCCGGCTTTCCAAAATCATTTGCAAAGGAACTTGTCACTCGCACTGGAACAAAATATTTGACGAAGGAAGAAAACTAA
- a CDS encoding DUF4296 domain-containing protein: MSDQSSKYYLLFAFFLLAMVSCTPSVPNRYIQPDKMEDILYDYHIADAMYQSNSGDATTMIAYKTAVLKKNGVSEAEFDSSMVYYTRHTRLLQKIYESLSTRLSKEALALGASASEINQYSLNSANGDTTNVWTGERSIVFSPYRPFNLSSFTLKTDTTYKAGDNLWLNFDTQFIYQDGSREAIAMLSVKFNNDSVSSQHVYVSTPNHYTLQISDNNHAGIKEIKGYFILNKGNSADAYSTTFKLMIISNISLIRIHAPKQKRTGEAPADSTSSDARHKGGNDSLKSAVQISASSQRMQNANEKVPASAAIR; the protein is encoded by the coding sequence ATGAGTGATCAATCGTCTAAATACTATTTGCTCTTTGCTTTCTTCTTGCTGGCAATGGTATCGTGCACTCCCTCTGTGCCTAATCGTTACATCCAGCCAGACAAAATGGAGGACATCTTGTACGATTACCACATTGCCGATGCCATGTATCAATCGAATAGCGGCGACGCAACAACCATGATTGCCTACAAAACCGCTGTACTGAAAAAGAATGGTGTGTCAGAAGCTGAGTTTGATAGTTCGATGGTTTACTACACAAGGCACACAAGATTGTTACAGAAAATATATGAATCTCTCTCAACAAGGCTGAGCAAGGAAGCACTGGCACTGGGAGCATCTGCAAGTGAGATTAATCAATATAGTTTGAATTCGGCGAATGGAGATACAACCAATGTGTGGACGGGGGAGCGATCGATTGTGTTTTCTCCTTACAGACCTTTTAATCTGAGCTCCTTCACATTGAAGACGGATACGACCTATAAGGCTGGCGACAATTTGTGGCTGAACTTTGATACACAGTTTATTTATCAAGATGGTTCACGAGAAGCTATAGCGATGTTGTCTGTCAAGTTCAATAATGACAGCGTCAGTTCACAACACGTATATGTATCGACACCAAATCATTATACACTTCAAATATCAGATAACAATCACGCCGGTATTAAGGAAATCAAGGGATATTTCATACTTAACAAAGGCAATTCGGCAGATGCGTATAGCACAACCTTTAAGCTGATGATAATCTCAAACATCAGTTTGATTAGAATCCATGCACCGAAACAGAAGCGCACAGGAGAAGCACCTGCTGACTCTACTTCTTCTGACGCGAGACACAAAGGCGGAAATGATTCGCTGAAATCAGCGGTTCAAATATCGGCATCATCACAAAGAATGCAAAATGCCAATGAAAAAGTACCGGCATCAGCTGCAATAAGATAG